The DNA sequence GCTTCTGCCTTTAGTCGGCGCAGCTTTTCTGGCAACTTTAAGCAGTAAGAACTCTATTTCTGATTTTCTTAATCTGTTTAGTGGTTTCAGCTACTAACTCAGGCTCTAACAAACTTTATTCtcctgcttcataccaacatagtagAGATTGGCACTTTCttccatacagagcctcatacggagccattccgattcTCGACGCAGTGGGTTTCATAGAGCTCGACGCGATGATCGCATAGCTGCAAACGATGCGGCGATCGGAGATCAGGATTGGAAGTTATGGGAGATTATGTGAGAGGTTAGGGTTTGAGCTCTTGCCCCCTTCCCTTTCATGGAGTTTCAGCGTGTTTCCCTTTTGACTTGGGGAAGATGAGCTGAACTTCATGTTTATATATTGGGCCATGGGCCCGATTTGGATCCAGTTCGATTTGGATCCAGTTCAATCGGTTCGATCTATTGGCCCAGTTTtgagccaaattctttaaaattagtgttaaaattcatatttttagtatttctacctctttaaattaataaaatttaattttctaatttttattaataattaatttattgactaattactcTTTAATTACACGAGGTTTACAATTTACTCTATCTAATTCACAACTACATTGCAAGTTAAATGGACTAAGCCAAGCATCATGATTTTCctcaattttttagtattttcatgGTTAATTTTAGAAACTTCAGTATTCATCAAAAggtcactttttaattttaatattggaGAGATGGTTGTGTTTTGCTTTGTTATTAGAAGTTGGTCTGTTTCACTCAGCTGTGGAAGTCCCATTCAAAGAACTCAGAGGGTCGATTTTCATTCACatgaaatcggaccctccgatttgtacaTCCTCAAATATGAACTTATCACTCTAGAAATCTGATTCTTAGATTTTCATTGAAAACTTGCCTAACCCCAAATCTAAGCCTTAGATTTGGTTTTcgcaattaaaaaaaaacacctCCATATTGAATTAAAATACCCAAGTTTTCCATAATTAAAGATAACACAACAACAATTTCCATCAAAAAAATTGAGCCTTCTAGCACACCATACCCTTTGAGGCTCATTTCTTTAGTAATGAAAATTGTTGTTGTGTTATCGTTAGTCATGGAAAAGTTTGGTGTTTTAATTCAATATGGAGGTGATTTTTTTTATTGCAAAAATCAAATCTGAGGTCAGATTTGGAGTTAggaaaattttcaattaaaatatGAGGGTAAGATTTTTAGAGTGATAAGCTCATATTTGAGGGTGTATAAATCGGAGGGTTCAATTTTTgggtagttaattttttttattttcaccgtAAGACAAATCGgtaagtcaaattttcaaataaaaaaaatttaaaattcaaaattaagaaacTTGTGGGTATGTGAACGAAAACTGACtctctaattttatttgaatgaaAACTGACCCTCCAATTTCTTTGAATGTGACTTTCACAGCTGAGTGAAATACACCAACTTTCAATAACAAAGCAAAACACAACCATCTTtccaatattaaaattaaaagaaaaaatgacaaataggtccctaaccTTTTGTCACGCGAAAATTTTGGTCCCTAGATATTGGAAAATTCATTTACGTCCCTGATTTTCTGAAAACCAGGACATTTAGATCCCTCTATCCAACTAAGATTGTGAAACGTAATGAAGATATCTAACATAGATGTCGTTATGCTGACGTGGCCATAATGACGTCCCACGTGGATGTGGTAGAAAGGTTTAACGACAAAAAAGTCCCCCAACCCTAAAACGGCGTTGTTCCTGTCTAAACCCCCTCCTAAGATCGTCCCTGACTGCCGGCCGCAGCTATGAGAATGCATTAGATGTTTGATTAGTTTTCTCTGAGAAACTCTCATAACATTCCTTTCATTCATTAGCATCTTTATGGACGAACCGTTGCTGCAATGCGTCTTTGAACTCAGCATTCAACTTACCCACCAAACTCGTCTAAACAAGGATTTCATTGTCAAATTACTTCGAGTAAGCATCACCTTCTCTCCCTACCCTTATTCTCTACGTGACATGCGTGCTTCAATTTTATGTTCCTTTCTGTTTCTTTTCTGTCCATTTTTGCTTTTAAAATTCTAGCTTGGTTAATGAGGGCAGAGTTGCTGGTCTAACCAATGGTGGCAAGGCAGGCGATGTTCATGATTTTCCTTTGAAGAAGGATGGTGCAAAATTTGGTTCAAAGGGAATGTAACAGTGGATTGCAGGTGAAGGAGAAAGTAACCAATGGATGATGACAACGAAGAGGTTGGGGGCAGCATTTCTGTTTCCAACCAACGACAGCAAGGCAATGTGCATTCAGTGAGCGTTGAAGAAGCCATGGAGGAGGAAAAAGGTTCAGCGAGCATGAGAGGGAAGATGGGTTGCAATGTCGGGCCGAGTTTCTGGGTTGAGCATGGAACGGTGTTGTTTTAAGGTTGGGGGACTTTTTTGTCCCTAAACATTTCTGCCACATCCATGTGGGACACCATTATGGCCACGTCAACATAACGACATTCACATCAGACATCTCCATTACATTTCACAATCTCAGTTGGATGGAAAGATCCAAGTGTCCTAGTTTTGAGAAAGATATCTGGCAGTGGAAGCATACCTACATTCACAATCACCATCTTGATTTGTTGTTCTTAATTTTAATGTGTGATTCTTTAATCTTCTTCAACCAAAATCTACCAAATTCTTATTTTAGGCTAAATAACAACTCTCTGATGGAGCAAAGGTTGCAAAGTAATTTTGGTATGTAGGAACCAAAAGCTTGGAGTTCTATTTATACTTAGCTATTAGTTTTCATTAAACCCTAAAGGCCCAAGTAAAATAGAATATCTTATTTTACTCTCATTTAAacccaaatcaaaagtaataatgatttATTCTATTTAACATTCAATACAATAGTAATTACTGAAAACAAAATCATGTATTTGTTTTCTCAACCAGACTTATGTCATTTTTGTCTTTTCTGTAAGCTTTTTCCTTCCAAATGTTTGAAACTTCTTCAAAGGTCAATCCTTTTGTCGCTGGCATGTAGATgatcacaaaaataattgcaacCAAAGTGACTCCCAAGAGAATCATGAAACTCCCACCAAGCCCTATGGCATCAACTACTGAAAGAAAACTAATAGACATCATAACACTACaaatccaattcacaattgcAGACATGCCACCACATATTCCTCTATACTCTTCAGGTTAAATCTCTGAGTTCACTGCCCATGGCACAAGACCCATACCAGGGGCAAAGAATATGATATACAAAGCCAAACCAACGATCGCAAGCCAAGCATATACTTGACTGGCATTGACATGTCCTATAATAAAGCATGCCACAGAGAGGATGGTCAGGGCTATAGCCACACCTAATAAGCTACCAAGAGTGAGCATTTTGCGGCCTGAAGCATCGATAAGATAGATTCCAAGAATTGTGCCACCGGCATTCAAGCCAGAAACAATGAGGGAGAAGAATAATGCAGCGTTGTTTGATTTGAACCCAGCTAATTGGATGATTATTGGACAATAATACAAGACAATGCTAATACCGATAAATTGCTGGAATGCTTGAAGTCCAGCCCCACATATAAACGCAACTCTAATGTCTTTCAGCTTGAACACATAACTGTAGTTAACTTTGACCTTATTTTTCTGTTCTTTCTCCAAGTGAAATTCGAGAATCTCAATCTCATCTTCTAAACGAGGTTATGGGTAAATCTTGGATAGAACATTAGCGGCTGCTTCTTTCTTGTTCTGTAggttaaagaaaaaaattcacataCAAGAAGAATAACAATGAATTTGGAACATGTTTTACATGTATTGACATGTATAGGTTTTACCTTAAAATAGAGCCATCTTGGGGATTCGGGGAGGAAGATCATAAAAACTACTTGGACCACTGCAGGTGAGCCTGTAACTCCGAGCATCCAACGCCACGTACCCAGGACCTACATGCAAAAAAATGATTTTATCAGGAAACTATTTTTacgaaaaatttaaattgataggaggtgtatgaatgattatatctctaatagaTTCTTCTACTAAAAAACTTATGGTGTGTTTACcttaatttttgcatatataagtcatttttctctttttatttgtcttatattaaattatttcttCTGGAGTCAACAAAGTTTAAATTCTAGACcttcaaattataaaaactaCGATACCAGTTGTAAAATTACTTCCCCCAAGAATTTAAGtttaaagaaaaaatacataaataattacatTTCTAATAGATTTAATTagatattataaaattatgactGAGTATTTAACAGAAaaactattattattgttgttactcTTCTTATTAACAATCCAGTGGTGATTAGCAAATTATGTACGCTTACCTTTGTCAAACCATAATTGATGACAAATGAAAGAAATTGTCCACCAATAATCATAAGAGCATTGAAGCCAACTAATCCTCCTCTTATTTCAGATGGTGATACTTCTGCAATATAAACAAGAGCAGTAACGGAAGCTGCACCAACACCAAGGCCAACCAAAAAATGGCCTATTATAATAACACAAGGATTTAGTGTAATAGCCATAATAAGTGATCCTACAGCAAAACAAAAATTTGCTACTACAATTGCCATCTTTCGCCCTAAAGCATCATTAATGTAACTGCCAATGGTAGCACCAAATATTGCACCAACCAAGGCCATAGCAACAATAAGTTCCTGCAAATATAAACACATAATTACACACaaatatataaaacataaaaatcaaaagTAAAGTCTATGGTTATTATTATGATGATTATGGTGACTATCATATTTAAATgtattatttgataataaaaaaaatattattttaaattttacaatacttgtccaaaattaaaattactgtgTAGACGCCATAACAATAGATATCATATTAGGCGCCCAAGACAAAAATTAACATTCATGTATAGGTTaccgaattcttcttcttcttttccttgtctttttcataattttcaatcaaTCCCAAAAAGCCTAGCATTGTTACGTTTTAGTGGGTGTCTTATTCTTTTTCACTTAGATCTTGTGtttgtaagattttttttttctttttgaagctTTATTTTAAGGTCATGTGAAGATGATATCATAAATTATTAGATGATTTGTCATTTTGATTGAATGATCTaagagattgcaattatagaaaTAACCATCTTATTTTAATAaatgcttaatttttttttaatgttgagCATTTTCtcaattatcaaaaataaaaactttctATAGTCAAAGTGTGTAACTTAGTAAACCTTTTTGCTTATTAcctgaaaaaaataattattcttgACATGCTTGAAATCCTCTTTTATATACAAGAGGGCACTTGATATCACACCAGTATTCATTTATTGATCAAATAGAAACAAATATGAGCAATTATGTGGGTATATATtcctaaaagaaaaatataataaaaaaattataaaatagtcaatattaattgatttttcttgcaaaattatttttttaaatttttatctttgaaaaatttaGAGGTTAAGATTAGAATTGTGTAAAGAGTTTAAAATTCAGggttttaaatttagaattaaaaaaattactaaaattagctTTCTAATTGAACtcaaatgcatatatatataccaGTATCATAGCCGAATAAAAGACCTCCAATGCCAGCAGTGAAAGTAATTGCAATGATGTAAGAGTTTTGAAAAATTGATATTCTACGCTCAGGATGTTTTTTTAAGTAATTGAAGCATCCTTCTCTCATAGAAATATTTATATCTGCTGCTACCATTTTAGCTTGCTCCTTGATTATCAACTATGGTTATACATACAAAAGATGAGACATCATTTTATAGAGAATACAAAGGTTAATTCTATGGTGCCTATGACTTAGTGCCTAAATTTTGCCCAACTTTTTTTTGtagtaaattttgaatttttaaaaattatttatttttatatcttttaaattaaatattaatttttaactctttttagTAAATAGACACCATCTTTTAGGCACCATAACATTCACCGAATACAAATGCTTAGTTTAGTATTCTAGTTAGTTCTCTTTTACGaaaattagttatatttaaagGGATTTTTTGTTTATTCTAAGTAAAACTGGCTAAAAATCCATCACTTACAACAATGTACAAatacaaaacaataaaaaataaaactgattAAAGATATTTACAACTGTAATAAGAAAGACAACTCTTCTATTGTTATAGCATGAGGTAAAATTAAATTATGAAAGGAAGAAGaggtttaatttgttttatttacttttcttggtAAGTACTTAAACAATCAAAAGGGTGTAATTGGATGGAAATATTTATGTATTTAGTTAAGGCATTTTcacttaattaaaatttaaaaatatcgtatttatttatatttctcgtttgaaaaaataaattgatatttttatgtcttatttaattttatttataaataaatctcagtagttaaataagaatattttttattttgaatatgcgAAAAACCCATGTGACTACGAAAGAAatttaaataatgaaaaatattagGTTCATCCTACATATATAAGAACTCAAGTCTTAGAAAATATCTCATTGACTTACCAAATTGACTTATTTCAACATAACAAAAGAtacaacaaaattttttattggtCGATTGCGTCATCAAGTCCTATTATAACATGTTTATGTAATAATTCTTTTAATCTTTAGAAATACTTGATAACTACATTATTGATGCACAATTTAGCCCTTACTTGTTGTTATATTgagtttattttaattaaattattataaataattaatttcaattgTCAGTTGGCTATGAAGTACCAACACTTTTTTTATTTGTCGTGTTTTCGTATCGGATACATTTTAGACACGATACATATTGATATTTGTCCAACACCCGTATTTTTTGTGTCCAactgtatcttaataaaaaattaaaaattcttctCCGAATACAATTGGATACACCTAAATACTATCACGTGTTTGCGTAtctaatcttattcttaacatgtattcttaaaatgagtttagaaatattatatattattaatattaaaacaatatattttaaatattttatataattataaaaaaatattaaaaataatttatattttaatatcaacaaaatattaaaatatcattacaatttatttaaaaaatactttatattttatatatatgtcgtgTCCCTTCttttataagaattttaaattcaCGTGTCCACATGTCCTATGTCTCGtatcgtgtcgtgtcccgtgtctGTGTCAGTGTCCATGCATCATAGCCAATTGGCAATATTTTTTTCCAAAGCTAGTCATTTATTAATTTCATCAGATAAAATGAATATAGTGATGTCCCTTCCTTAGAAGATTTTGGCATTTCTTCCTCGCTAAATTGCCTAGACTATCATTGCTGCCATCGTCAGGTCCTTCGTTCCTTGTAGTCGTCTTCTTGCAAGCTAACCCAGTTCTAACCAACACCACTATGGTTCTTAATTGTCATTGACTATTGACGCCGCACCGAGGTTGAAGATTTGCCAAACCTATTTCGCAAGGGGACAGAGCACTAAACAATGAAGAGTCTGTCTCTCCTTAGGGCACAAGTCTTTTACATTTTGGAATCTTTTGTGGATGTGCTGGACTAGAATCCTATTGTAAAGTAGCCTCCAACGAAGATCTTAACTTTTGGAGGGCACCGCAAATCCCATAGAATTCCctcaatttgaaaataatttgatataattgCATAAATTTACTATGTTAGTCACTATCAGGTATGTATTGTCATCAGTGTGGTATCACTTAACGTGTCATATcactaaattttgatattattattagtaatagaAGTGATAGAATGACTAATATGactagtttaaaattttttaaagatgaatttgattaaaaaaattcagaGACCAATCtaaaaaatgaattattttaAGACAAATTTGACATTTTACTCACAAACCAATACATATAAGTATATACAAAGACACTATATTTTACATGAGGCCAATGGCggagtttgaaaaaattttggaagcaaaaaattttatttatattaaaataaaatttataaatataattacttTTAAGTTTATTACtaatatgacaataaataaataact is a window from the Arachis hypogaea cultivar Tifrunner chromosome 17, arahy.Tifrunner.gnm2.J5K5, whole genome shotgun sequence genome containing:
- the LOC112763030 gene encoding inositol transporter 1-like; translated protein: MLGFLGLIENYEKDKEKKKKNSELIVAMALVGAIFGATIGSYINDALGRKMAIVVANFCFAVGSLIMAITLNPCVIIIGHFLVGLGVGAASVTALVYIAEVSPSEIRGGLVGFNALMIIGGQFLSFVINYGLTKVLEDEIEILEFHLEKEQKNKVKVNYSYVFKLKDIRVAFICGAGLQAFQQFIGISIVLYYCPIIIQLAGFKSNNAALFFSLIVSGLNAGGTILGIYLIDASGRKMLTLGSLLGVAIALTILSVACFIIGHVNASQVYAWLAIVGLALYIIFFAPGMGLVPWAVNSEI